One part of the Brevundimonas subvibrioides ATCC 15264 genome encodes these proteins:
- a CDS encoding TadE/TadG family type IV pilus assembly protein has translation MTGTGIFPGLCGARGPSPREGSAAVEFALVAPVFIALLMGVAVYGGWFWLANSAQSLATEAARAAIGGLDTPERVALASEFTAANTAGLGFDPKTVSTAVEATDTQINVTISVDIRTHPLMALRGFLPAPPVTITRTAVVRTGGF, from the coding sequence GTGACCGGGACCGGGATCTTCCCGGGCCTTTGCGGTGCCCGTGGCCCGTCGCCGAGAGAGGGCTCGGCTGCCGTCGAGTTCGCCCTGGTCGCGCCGGTCTTCATCGCGCTGCTGATGGGCGTTGCGGTATACGGCGGCTGGTTCTGGCTCGCCAACAGCGCGCAATCGCTGGCGACCGAAGCCGCCAGAGCCGCTATCGGGGGTCTGGACACCCCGGAGCGTGTGGCCTTGGCCAGCGAGTTCACCGCGGCCAACACGGCGGGTCTCGGTTTCGACCCCAAGACCGTGTCGACGGCCGTCGAGGCCACCGACACCCAGATCAACGTGACGATCTCGGTCGATATCCGGACTCATCCGCTGATGGCCCTGCGGGGCTTTCTGCCGGCACCGCCCGTCACCATCACGCGCACCGCCGTGGTCCGCACGGGGGGCTTCTGA
- a CDS encoding TonB-dependent receptor domain-containing protein — protein MTWIRRKALSDPHLRRRLLGTSMFAGAAIVAATALMASPVSAQDAQVEDDSQVDDIVVTGSRITRQDYQATSPIVTVNQEDFQATGSVTIDTLVNDLPQFVPSVNSTSNNPSNGGQANINLRGLGTPRTLVLMNGRRVVPSNSDGTVDINLLPTPLIQNIEVISGGASAAYGSDALAGVANFILNENFEGVQFDSQYGVTDRSDGVTESYALTLGGEIAEGRGHLVLSLGHSSRDQVFNRDREFSAISGPSGTSPLGSTTFDSNNLPNLTLVRTYFNDATLTNTGQFGFNNNGSLFSYVRTRNFQSPGGIDYDGFANPGVSDYVYNTGPLNLNQLGLDRWNAYVGGRYEINRGAEVYANLLFTEYNSANELAASPAAGNVPATGFRVPVTNPFITADLRTLLNSRANPNGSFLLNKRFNALGGRRASENYNVYQSTVGVRGELVGLRDWTYDVYAQYGRVLRTTLQSGNVSRSAVQRLLDAPDGGNSLCAGGFDWYGETELSAACVNFIGRTAQNLTEQEQSVVEGSLQGSLFELPAGDLRFAGGIQYREDVFEFRPDASLAQINPIVVRADGGSTGGSEIAGFNPGQRLVGDTNSVEYFLELLVPVLSDLPFVQQLDLNLGYRISDYSTVGKVSAYKADLDWQVVDFLRIRGGVQRAVRAPSVGELFAPINTSFPSVGAASATGISGDPCDTRSSFRLGANAAQVRALCLTQGISASAIDAYVFTNNQVPGITGGNPDLTEETSDSFNAGLVIQSPFDNPWLAGLSASIDYYNIEIQDVIGTIGASAQLQGCFNARGENPTYDPNNGYCQLFVRDALSGNISQAREVNGNLATLKTSGIDAQFDWNFGLADIGAPDWGDLNFNLVLGWLENRERQDAPGGPFTNRTGTIDSVFGNTFPEWKSLSSVNWAYGAFGLGARWRHVGELTQFGTAIELGSADYFDLNGSWDLTDTVSLRFTVNNVTDEQPIVYSPGVQANTDPSTYDTLGRRYSVGLTARF, from the coding sequence ATGACATGGATCAGGAGAAAAGCTTTGAGTGACCCCCACCTTCGCCGGCGTCTGCTTGGCACCTCGATGTTCGCGGGTGCCGCGATCGTCGCCGCTACCGCGCTGATGGCCTCTCCGGTCTCGGCCCAGGACGCACAGGTCGAGGACGACAGCCAGGTTGATGACATCGTCGTCACCGGCTCGCGCATCACGCGCCAGGACTATCAGGCCACCAGCCCGATCGTGACCGTCAACCAGGAAGATTTCCAGGCGACGGGCTCCGTGACGATCGACACCCTGGTCAACGACCTTCCGCAGTTCGTGCCCTCGGTCAATTCGACCTCGAACAATCCCTCGAACGGGGGCCAGGCCAACATCAACCTGCGCGGCCTGGGCACGCCCCGGACGCTGGTCCTGATGAACGGCCGTCGTGTTGTTCCCTCCAACTCGGACGGTACGGTCGACATCAACCTTCTTCCGACGCCGCTGATCCAGAACATCGAAGTGATTTCGGGTGGCGCGTCGGCTGCCTATGGCTCGGATGCCCTTGCCGGGGTGGCCAACTTTATCCTGAATGAGAACTTCGAGGGCGTTCAGTTCGACTCTCAGTATGGGGTGACCGACCGCAGCGACGGCGTGACCGAATCCTATGCCCTGACGCTGGGCGGGGAAATCGCCGAAGGCCGCGGCCATCTGGTCCTGTCCCTGGGACATTCCAGCCGCGACCAGGTTTTCAACCGCGATCGCGAGTTCTCTGCGATCTCGGGCCCGTCGGGGACATCGCCGCTGGGCAGCACGACGTTCGACTCGAACAATCTGCCGAACCTCACTCTGGTCCGCACCTATTTCAACGACGCGACCCTGACCAACACCGGGCAGTTTGGCTTCAACAACAATGGGTCGCTGTTCAGCTACGTCCGCACCCGGAATTTCCAGAGCCCGGGCGGCATTGACTACGATGGCTTCGCCAACCCGGGGGTCAGCGACTACGTCTATAACACCGGGCCGCTCAACCTGAACCAGCTGGGCCTTGACCGGTGGAACGCCTACGTCGGCGGTCGCTACGAAATCAACCGTGGTGCCGAAGTCTACGCAAACCTGCTGTTCACCGAATACAACTCGGCCAACGAGCTGGCGGCCAGCCCGGCTGCCGGAAACGTGCCCGCCACGGGCTTCCGCGTGCCGGTCACCAACCCTTTCATCACGGCTGACCTGCGCACCCTGCTGAACTCGCGCGCAAACCCGAACGGCTCGTTCCTTCTGAACAAGCGCTTCAATGCCCTCGGGGGTCGTCGCGCGTCCGAAAACTACAACGTCTATCAAAGCACCGTCGGCGTTCGCGGGGAGCTGGTGGGTCTTCGTGACTGGACCTACGATGTCTACGCCCAGTATGGCCGGGTCCTGCGTACGACGCTTCAGAGCGGCAACGTCTCGCGTTCGGCGGTGCAGCGCCTGCTCGACGCGCCGGACGGCGGCAATTCGCTCTGCGCGGGGGGCTTTGACTGGTACGGCGAAACCGAGCTTTCGGCGGCGTGCGTCAATTTCATCGGACGCACGGCGCAAAACCTGACCGAGCAGGAGCAGTCGGTGGTCGAAGGCTCGCTGCAGGGCAGCCTGTTCGAACTGCCGGCCGGCGACCTCCGCTTCGCAGGCGGTATCCAGTATCGTGAAGACGTCTTCGAGTTCCGTCCGGACGCCTCGCTGGCCCAGATCAACCCGATCGTGGTCCGCGCTGACGGCGGTTCCACGGGCGGTTCGGAAATCGCGGGCTTCAACCCGGGACAGCGGCTGGTCGGCGATACGAACTCTGTCGAGTATTTCCTTGAACTGCTGGTTCCGGTCCTGTCGGACCTGCCGTTCGTCCAGCAGCTTGACCTGAACCTCGGCTACCGGATCTCGGACTACTCGACGGTCGGCAAAGTCAGCGCCTACAAGGCTGATCTGGACTGGCAGGTTGTCGACTTCCTGCGGATCCGCGGCGGCGTCCAGCGCGCAGTGCGGGCTCCGTCGGTCGGCGAGCTGTTCGCCCCGATCAACACGAGCTTCCCCAGCGTGGGTGCGGCTTCGGCGACGGGCATTTCCGGCGATCCTTGCGATACACGTTCAAGCTTCCGCCTCGGCGCAAACGCCGCTCAGGTCCGTGCGCTCTGCCTGACGCAGGGCATCTCCGCCTCGGCGATCGACGCCTATGTGTTCACCAACAACCAGGTGCCGGGCATTACCGGTGGCAATCCGGACTTGACCGAGGAAACTTCGGACTCGTTCAACGCCGGGCTGGTGATCCAGTCGCCTTTCGACAATCCCTGGCTCGCAGGCCTGTCGGCCTCGATCGACTACTACAACATCGAAATCCAGGACGTCATCGGCACGATCGGCGCCTCGGCCCAGCTCCAGGGCTGTTTCAATGCGCGGGGTGAGAACCCGACCTACGATCCGAACAACGGCTACTGCCAGCTGTTCGTCCGCGATGCACTGTCGGGCAACATCAGCCAGGCCCGCGAGGTCAACGGCAACCTCGCGACCCTGAAGACGTCCGGCATCGATGCCCAGTTCGACTGGAATTTCGGTCTCGCCGACATCGGCGCGCCCGACTGGGGCGATCTGAACTTCAACCTCGTGCTGGGCTGGCTCGAGAACCGCGAACGTCAGGATGCTCCGGGAGGTCCGTTCACGAACCGGACCGGCACCATCGACAGCGTGTTCGGCAACACCTTCCCTGAGTGGAAGTCGCTGAGCTCGGTCAACTGGGCCTACGGTGCGTTCGGCCTGGGTGCCCGCTGGCGTCACGTCGGCGAGCTGACCCAGTTCGGTACAGCGATCGAGTTGGGGTCGGCCGACTACTTCGACCTGAACGGCAGCTGGGACCTGACCGACACGGTCAGTCTTCGCTTCACGGTGAACAACGTCACCGACGAGCAGCCGATCGTCTACTCTCCGGGCGTTCAGGCCAACACCGACCCGTCGACTTATGACACCCTTGGCCGCCGTTACTCGGTCGGCCTCACCGCACGCTTCTAG
- a CDS encoding CsgG/HfaB family protein — protein MQPGAVAPQAIAPDTVRCLQQTGTGTGSRPRIAVGNIRDLSGRVSLESGALLPQGASMFAISALLEMGYPVVERFDMAIAEIEINYARQQLLSDTPELAGQVQDNYRRIYPGQIAGSRFYLTGALTELNTGVSSLSGAASATAVSSAIASLSASGGYERASVALDLRLVDTLSQEVVGSATVRRSLSSGNLSVGAIGATAPVVSGQVAYARSSEVQYAVRGMVEEAVRVLVGVLESCPTQGAITP, from the coding sequence ATGCAGCCCGGGGCCGTTGCGCCGCAGGCGATCGCTCCGGACACCGTCCGTTGCCTGCAGCAGACCGGTACAGGCACCGGTTCGCGTCCTCGCATCGCCGTTGGGAACATCAGGGACTTGAGCGGCCGGGTGAGCCTCGAGTCCGGGGCCTTGCTGCCGCAGGGCGCATCGATGTTCGCGATCTCGGCCCTGCTGGAGATGGGCTATCCGGTCGTCGAGCGGTTCGACATGGCGATTGCCGAGATCGAGATAAACTACGCCCGCCAGCAGCTGCTGTCCGACACGCCGGAACTGGCAGGGCAGGTGCAGGACAACTATCGGCGTATCTATCCGGGTCAGATCGCCGGGTCGCGCTTCTATCTGACCGGTGCCCTGACCGAGCTGAATACCGGCGTGTCTTCGCTTTCCGGGGCGGCGTCCGCCACGGCGGTGTCGTCGGCGATCGCGTCGCTCTCGGCGAGCGGCGGCTATGAGCGGGCCAGCGTCGCCCTGGACCTGAGGCTCGTGGACACACTGTCCCAGGAAGTCGTCGGTTCCGCCACGGTTCGGCGGTCTCTTTCCAGCGGCAACCTCTCTGTCGGAGCGATCGGAGCGACGGCCCCCGTGGTCTCGGGCCAGGTCGCCTATGCCCGGTCATCGGAGGTCCAGTATGCGGTGCGCGGGATGGTGGAGGAGGCCGTCCGGGTTCTGGTGGGCGTTCTGGAGTCCTGCCCGACCCAGGGGGCCATCACGCCATGA
- a CDS encoding CsgG/HfaB family protein, with the protein MSAIGLVALLLAGCATSPSLTTFEREFARTGRQTESLAQCLAASAEATRPILAVGSVADLTGRQTFATGRVVTQGAGLFLSADLATFGIRLAERQDTSVLDSETRLLVSDTTPGETGRIAGSRYYVSGAIVTADPADAAGLQGQAIGGAGVTLSSTEMRRRVVVSIRIIDSRSLLIAAVGTYERIAVSTDQSLSISDPSSLDVLRFDARRSENDGLDLATRLAIREAARDIAVWLSGSDACGGYSAGFRPASREGTPVTPVATIAELVPAAPSPTGDPAERLEQLGAVPAPRHWEGLGGRTLRPGPWVLERPATRAGARVPRIVLGAVGENAGAPRGT; encoded by the coding sequence ATGTCCGCGATCGGTCTGGTTGCCCTGCTGCTGGCAGGCTGCGCCACGTCGCCGTCGCTGACCACCTTCGAACGGGAATTCGCCCGGACCGGCAGGCAGACCGAAAGTCTGGCCCAGTGTCTCGCTGCATCGGCCGAGGCGACACGTCCGATCCTCGCCGTCGGATCGGTCGCAGACCTGACCGGACGCCAGACCTTCGCGACCGGGCGGGTCGTGACCCAGGGGGCCGGGCTGTTTCTGTCAGCCGATCTCGCCACCTTCGGTATCCGCCTCGCAGAGCGGCAGGACACCTCGGTCCTCGACAGCGAGACGAGGCTGCTGGTGTCCGACACGACGCCCGGCGAGACGGGCCGTATCGCTGGCAGCCGGTACTATGTCTCCGGCGCGATCGTGACGGCTGATCCCGCTGATGCGGCCGGCCTGCAGGGCCAGGCCATCGGCGGGGCCGGCGTGACCCTGAGCAGCACGGAGATGCGGCGCCGGGTCGTCGTCTCGATCCGGATCATCGACAGCCGCTCGCTGCTCATCGCGGCGGTGGGGACATACGAACGTATCGCCGTGTCGACCGATCAGAGCCTTTCGATCTCGGATCCGTCGTCGCTGGATGTGCTGAGGTTCGACGCGCGCCGCAGCGAGAACGACGGCCTCGACCTCGCGACGCGGCTGGCCATCCGGGAAGCCGCCCGGGATATTGCCGTCTGGCTGTCCGGGTCGGACGCCTGTGGCGGCTACAGTGCCGGCTTCCGGCCGGCCTCGCGGGAAGGGACACCTGTGACGCCCGTGGCGACGATCGCCGAACTCGTCCCGGCAGCGCCGTCGCCCACGGGGGATCCGGCCGAAAGGCTCGAGCAACTTGGGGCGGTTCCGGCACCCCGGCATTGGGAAGGACTGGGGGGGCGGACGCTGCGTCCCGGACCGTGGGTTCTGGAACGGCCGGCGACCCGGGCAGGCGCGCGCGTGCCCCGGATTGTGCTAGGCGCTGTCGGCGAGAATGCCGGAGCACCACGCGGCACCTGA
- a CDS encoding AbgT family transporter, producing the protein MKGTIGIGAATVAVVAALSVVGASQGWTFGNDSADVVQSLLVPDSIRVFLTEAPSIAIGYPPFGTILLCSLGAGVMAASGLLHAIADFVARKVPGVLITPAVFLMGLICHQVSDALYVVYLPLCGMIFQTRGRNPVLGVMLGFAAFSGALYASLFPGLQDIVLLGITEQAARAAGIAGTISPMANMWFSSANAVALTLVAWALVDRVVPRFAGASDEATAAPATTRAFGDGGLPDSRGLLAAGAASLLVLAGFALLALVPDVSPLRTDTAAGMARFEPLYKSGAAIITLTSAAAGTAYGFASGRWRKLHRVAQAVEASMRDLTPFLLMAIFIAFVVKAIDVSNLGRLAAHHLAELVRASDWHESAIAALLMAVTALADFLMFSASAKWTVIAPTVLPALDQSGVSPAVATAAFRVGDAVVNVVNPLQPAAVYALISATAWDRSLSMARLMGRMAAFAASFFVVGLTMLMIWSALGLPFGPG; encoded by the coding sequence GTGAAGGGCACGATCGGCATAGGCGCGGCCACGGTCGCCGTGGTCGCGGCCCTGTCCGTCGTGGGTGCATCACAGGGCTGGACGTTCGGCAACGACAGCGCGGACGTTGTGCAGAGCCTGCTCGTCCCGGACTCCATCAGGGTTTTCCTGACGGAAGCCCCTTCAATCGCGATCGGCTATCCTCCGTTCGGGACCATCCTGCTCTGCAGCCTCGGCGCCGGGGTCATGGCGGCGTCCGGATTGCTTCACGCCATCGCTGATTTCGTCGCTCGAAAGGTGCCGGGCGTCCTGATCACACCCGCGGTCTTCCTGATGGGACTGATCTGTCATCAGGTCTCCGACGCCCTCTATGTCGTCTACCTGCCGCTATGTGGCATGATCTTCCAGACCCGGGGACGCAATCCGGTGCTCGGGGTCATGCTGGGGTTCGCCGCCTTCTCCGGGGCGCTTTATGCCAGTCTTTTCCCGGGCCTGCAGGACATCGTCCTGCTGGGGATCACGGAACAGGCCGCGCGAGCGGCTGGCATTGCCGGGACCATTTCCCCCATGGCCAACATGTGGTTCTCATCCGCCAACGCCGTGGCGCTTACTCTGGTCGCGTGGGCCCTGGTGGACCGCGTGGTCCCTCGCTTCGCCGGTGCCTCCGACGAGGCGACCGCAGCGCCGGCCACGACCCGGGCCTTCGGCGACGGAGGGCTGCCGGATTCCCGCGGGCTGCTTGCGGCGGGTGCGGCTAGCCTTCTGGTTCTCGCAGGGTTCGCCCTCCTCGCCCTTGTTCCGGACGTCAGCCCGTTGCGGACGGATACGGCCGCCGGCATGGCCCGCTTCGAGCCGCTTTATAAATCCGGGGCCGCCATCATCACGCTGACCTCGGCCGCCGCCGGCACGGCGTACGGGTTCGCCTCCGGCCGCTGGCGTAAACTCCACCGCGTCGCCCAGGCGGTCGAAGCGTCGATGCGCGACCTCACGCCGTTCCTCCTGATGGCCATCTTCATCGCCTTCGTGGTCAAGGCTATCGATGTCTCCAACCTCGGGCGCCTCGCCGCGCACCATCTGGCGGAACTGGTCAGGGCCAGCGACTGGCATGAGAGCGCCATCGCTGCCTTGCTGATGGCCGTCACGGCCCTGGCGGATTTCCTGATGTTCTCCGCATCGGCCAAATGGACGGTCATCGCGCCGACCGTCCTGCCCGCCCTGGATCAGTCGGGGGTTTCTCCTGCCGTCGCGACCGCCGCCTTCCGCGTCGGCGATGCCGTCGTCAACGTCGTCAACCCGCTCCAGCCAGCCGCCGTTTATGCTCTGATCAGCGCCACCGCCTGGGACCGATCCCTGTCCATGGCCCGTCTGATGGGTCGAATGGCCGCCTTCGCCGCGTCATTCTTTGTAGTCGGATTGACGATGCTCATGATCTGGTCCGCGCTTGGTCTGCCCTTCGGACCGGGTTGA
- a CDS encoding TadG family pilus assembly protein, with translation MLRPSGFRQDTRGGIAVMAAAAGSLICALAAISIDVASVALSGRTLQGVADLAAMSAAANLDVADQAAQATVSANLRAATVKTELGAYVADPDIAPSGRFSVQADSANAARVTVTATAPLFFGKIVIGKDEVVQVRSAVAAARIEPPRAMFSIGSRLAAVDGGVANAVIGGLTGSSVSLTVMDYDALASARINLLGFFDALATETGVTVGDYETLVNTTVDAGRIVKVLESLSTGQDAAALRKLRTPAANVRVRIGDVIGIEADAGRGLAEGLDASVTALDLVMATLETGGSRQVKLDLAANAQLAGAQVFLAIGERPNRSPWLSVTKTGQPIIRTAQARVFIRARTAKALSGLAQVDVPILLELAPGEAYLQAIDCKTGSVDLAVKPGLLTAQIGEVDERDLNDFKTALKPREATLVSALGLLSVKASGKVQATDVRHQTTRFSEADIAAARKRTVTSSSLVQGAISSLLGSASLNIEALGLGLNVSRLTSALNLLLTPIGPLLDSTLNTVLGVAGLKLGQADVTVHGLTCPSSATRPVLVR, from the coding sequence ATGTTGCGCCCGTCGGGTTTCCGTCAAGACACACGGGGCGGCATCGCCGTGATGGCGGCCGCGGCCGGTAGCCTGATCTGCGCGCTGGCGGCCATCAGCATCGACGTCGCTTCTGTAGCCCTGTCCGGTCGCACGCTTCAGGGGGTCGCGGACCTCGCCGCCATGTCGGCGGCGGCGAATCTCGACGTGGCGGACCAGGCCGCGCAAGCGACTGTGTCGGCCAATCTGCGCGCCGCCACCGTAAAGACCGAACTCGGCGCCTATGTCGCCGACCCGGACATCGCGCCGTCCGGCCGCTTCAGCGTCCAGGCGGACTCCGCCAACGCCGCGCGGGTCACGGTCACCGCCACCGCACCGCTTTTCTTCGGCAAGATCGTTATCGGCAAGGATGAGGTCGTCCAGGTGCGCTCGGCGGTGGCTGCGGCCCGGATCGAACCGCCGCGGGCCATGTTCTCGATCGGGTCGCGTCTCGCAGCGGTCGATGGCGGGGTGGCGAACGCCGTCATCGGCGGGCTGACGGGCAGTTCCGTGTCGCTGACCGTGATGGACTACGACGCCCTGGCCTCCGCGCGCATCAACCTGCTCGGATTCTTCGACGCCCTGGCCACCGAGACGGGGGTCACGGTCGGCGACTACGAGACCCTTGTAAACACCACCGTCGATGCCGGGAGGATCGTGAAGGTTCTGGAGAGCTTGAGTACCGGCCAGGATGCGGCGGCGCTCAGGAAACTCCGGACGCCCGCCGCCAATGTCCGCGTCCGGATTGGTGACGTCATCGGGATCGAGGCCGATGCCGGGCGCGGTCTGGCGGAGGGGCTGGATGCCTCGGTCACCGCGCTTGATCTCGTCATGGCCACGCTCGAGACCGGGGGCAGTCGACAGGTGAAACTGGACCTCGCGGCCAACGCCCAGCTGGCCGGCGCGCAGGTCTTCCTGGCCATCGGCGAACGCCCCAATCGATCGCCCTGGCTGTCGGTGACGAAGACCGGCCAGCCGATCATCCGGACGGCGCAAGCCAGGGTGTTCATCAGGGCCAGAACAGCGAAAGCCCTGTCGGGCCTGGCCCAGGTCGATGTGCCGATCCTGCTCGAGCTGGCACCGGGCGAAGCCTATCTCCAGGCCATCGATTGCAAGACAGGGTCGGTCGATCTGGCCGTCAAGCCCGGCTTGCTGACCGCTCAGATCGGCGAAGTGGACGAACGCGATCTGAATGACTTCAAGACCGCCCTGAAACCGCGGGAGGCCACGCTGGTGTCGGCGCTGGGGCTGCTGTCGGTCAAGGCCAGTGGCAAGGTCCAGGCCACAGATGTCCGTCATCAGACAACCCGCTTTTCGGAGGCCGACATCGCGGCGGCGAGAAAACGAACGGTGACGTCCAGCAGTCTGGTCCAGGGCGCCATCAGCAGTCTTCTCGGCAGCGCCAGCCTGAACATCGAGGCGCTGGGTCTGGGTCTCAATGTCTCGAGACTCACCAGCGCCCTCAACCTGCTGCTGACGCCCATCGGCCCTCTACTCGACAGCACCCTGAACACCGTGCTCGGCGTTGCGGGCCTCAAGCTGGGCCAGGCCGACGTCACGGTTCACGGTCTGACCTGCCCCTCATCCGCGACACGCCCCGTGCTGGTCCGCTGA
- a CDS encoding ParA family protein: MKTICTMARKGGSGKTTVAVALALTWQRSGKRVLLLDSDPQRSSWAYLHSRTQPGLDVRTTVSGKLFTTKAAAEREGYDILVVDTPAHPEADVSVALTISDYVLVVARPTFLDLAAAAQAIGHLNQIDRPGAIVLNQAPPQRFGEDAPQVRKAKKALQATHLPLIGVLCARRVYQEGLEKGTFASGWGIGSCPQEFERLFALVNSKIGLRPVLPAADSMAFVSP; this comes from the coding sequence GTGAAAACGATCTGCACCATGGCGCGCAAGGGCGGGTCCGGGAAAACCACCGTGGCGGTGGCCCTGGCGCTGACGTGGCAGCGCTCCGGGAAGCGGGTTCTTCTTCTCGATTCCGACCCGCAGCGCTCCAGCTGGGCGTACCTGCATTCTCGCACGCAGCCGGGCCTCGACGTCCGTACGACGGTCTCGGGCAAGCTGTTCACCACCAAGGCGGCCGCCGAGCGCGAGGGGTACGACATCCTCGTCGTCGATACGCCGGCTCACCCCGAAGCCGACGTCAGCGTGGCTTTGACCATTTCGGACTATGTGCTCGTCGTGGCCCGGCCCACGTTCCTCGACCTCGCGGCGGCCGCCCAGGCCATCGGCCATCTCAACCAGATTGATCGCCCCGGCGCGATCGTGCTGAACCAGGCCCCTCCGCAACGGTTTGGTGAGGATGCGCCGCAGGTCCGAAAGGCGAAGAAAGCGCTGCAAGCCACCCATTTGCCGCTGATCGGCGTCCTGTGCGCCCGTCGCGTCTACCAGGAGGGGTTGGAAAAGGGGACCTTCGCATCGGGCTGGGGTATCGGCTCATGCCCGCAGGAATTCGAGCGCCTGTTTGCCTTGGTCAACAGCAAGATTGGCCTGAGACCGGTTCTGCCTGCAGCGGACAGCATGGCGTTTGTGAGCCCCTGA